Genomic window (Streptomyces sp. NBC_00078):
ACGAGCCGGTGGGCGGTGGTGAGGCTCAGCCCGGCCCGCCGGCTGATGTCCGTCAAAGACAGTGCCGGGTGCTCGTGGTCGAACGCGGCGAGCACGGACAGCAGCCGGTCGGGCGCGGAGCGGAGGCTCATGGCCGGGCGTCTCCCGGGTGGGCGAGGTCGTACGGACGGGGGTAGCCGGCCGGCTGGTAGTTCACATAGCGCGGGTCGGTCGTCGCGTCCTCCCGCGCGGCACGGGAGTTGAGGGTCTCGGGTGAGGTGTCCCAGCGGCCCGTGTCCAGCCGGTGCTCCAGGGTGTGCAGGGCGCCGAGCATCTCGCCGGTGCTGAAGGCGCAGTGCCCGGGCCCGTCGACGTACGCCTGGCTGAGCAGCCGCCCCGCGCCGGCCGCGGTGGCGGCGCGCCGGTAGGCGCTCTCGGCCTGGACGGGGATCAGGGCGTCGCCGGTGGTGTGGATGTCGAGCTGGGGGTCGGTGAGCCGGCCGGTGAAGACGCTGGTGTGGCGCATCCACCGCACGGCCGCGGGGTCGGCCTTGATCCGGGGCGCTCGGTTCAGGGCCGTGAGGTCGGTGCCCAAGGACAGTCCCGCCTCCTTGTACAGCTCGGTCACCTCTTTGTACAGCGGGGACCGGCGCAGCATCGCGGTGTAGTCGACGCCGGTGTTCCAGGCCATGTTGCCGCCCGCCCGGCTCTCCGCCTCCTGCCGCCAGCTGAACGCGGGCAGCTGCACCAGCCCGTTGACGGCCGGGTACTGGTTGGCCTCCTGGCCGTCCCAGTCGGTCGGGCCCGGCTTCGTCTGGGCGGCGTCGTTGTAGCCGGGGATGTTGTGCAGGGCGGCGGCGAGCGCGATACGGGCGCGGCCCTCGGGCGACTTCTGGGCCGCAGTGGTCTTCGAGCCGAGCGTGTTCGCCGCGGCGACGGCGGCCGCCTGGTCGGCGAAACCGGTGAGCGGGATCTTCTCGCCGGGCGCGAGCAGCGTGCTCAGGGCGAACACCGGGTCGAGGGTGCTGTTCCAGTTGGCGACGCCGCCCTGCACCAGCCCGCACATCGACAGCGATCCGTCGAAGCGGCCGGCATGCCGCTCGGCGAGGGTCGTCGTGACGAGCCCGCCGTACGACGTGCCCCAGGCGATCGTCCGACGGGCC
Coding sequences:
- a CDS encoding DUF6351 family protein, producing the protein MRICLTALTLTLGAAAAVPAHAADDTHVKGQLPSGAAYLMDIPAGWNGTVLLYSHGYSAVGRPNPAQDSPSPATRDKLLAEGYALIGSSYATNGWAVTDAVPDQLATLDLFTEKFGTARRTIAWGTSYGGLVTTTLAERHAGRFDGSLSMCGLVQGGVANWNSTLDPVFALSTLLAPGEKIPLTGFADQAAAVAAANTLGSKTTAAQKSPEGRARIALAAALHNIPGYNDAAQTKPGPTDWDGQEANQYPAVNGLVQLPAFSWRQEAESRAGGNMAWNTGVDYTAMLRRSPLYKEVTELYKEAGLSLGTDLTALNRAPRIKADPAAVRWMRHTSVFTGRLTDPQLDIHTTGDALIPVQAESAYRRAATAAGAGRLLSQAYVDGPGHCAFSTGEMLGALHTLEHRLDTGRWDTSPETLNSRAAREDATTDPRYVNYQPAGYPRPYDLAHPGDARP